The stretch of DNA GAAAGCATGACTTGGAAAACAGAAGTAACAATCAAATCCTAGAAATCCCATATAAGCACACTTTCTCCTTAATTCCTTGTGCATTTAGGTCTCTCTTAATTGTAATTCCTACCTCTTTGCCCAGGAGAAGTACAAACTGTTCACACAGCCAACTGAAAGTCTGTAACAAACATTGCTCTGCTCTCTTTGCATTAATAACCAGAATCTTTATGCAAAGCTTTATTGAGGTCCAGTTCccaattaatgaaaattttcacAGAGTGAAGAACCAgcagaaaattctgtttctctCACTGCTGTTCAGCAGACAGATACGTGCACTGGCTCCACCACAGTGTCACGTTGTCTGTCAGATGTTGTAGCTGCAAACAAGTCGTGATGTTTTGGAATAATTCTGCCCTCTCTCTGCTGAATACACCAAGCATTTACACCACAAAACCTGTTacaactggatttttttccaccaaCACTTCCATctttgtgcccacatggcaaGGCTGAAGCAAACCGGATTCATCTGCTTCAAGCCAGGTTTTGGCAGTTCTTGTGTTTAGTTTGAAATACTTCCTGTTATGATCTAAATGGGCTTTGCCTTGTTTTCACCAGCTCTAAACACCTCAGGCTAAACCCGGATTCAGAAGTATTCATGCCACAATTGCCAGCAAGAACAATCACAATTCTGAGCATTTATTTAAGCCTCTCCAACATCCATCCTCTTCACCCAGTGCAAGTGCCACATAGCAAAGATGAAGGATTGCTTTAAGTGATCCATTTTGTGCTTTGAAAACATCAATCACTTCAAAGAAGTATTTCAACAAGATTCCAAAACCTCTAGCTGCTTTCTACTCCTAGAAACAGTGAAGAGTTCTTGGTTTCAACTCACATCTCTGCTCATAACACCCTAACGTTTCCTTGTGGTAGCATCTCCATTCCTTAtgcacagaatggtttgggttagaggGAAcctaaagatcatcttgttctgGGCAAGGAAAGCTTTAACTTTCCCAagtggctccaagccctgtccaaccttgCCTTGGGCGtgtccagggatccaggggcagccacagcttccagGGCATCCCTactctcccagggaacaagttcttcccaatatccaatctaaccctgctctctgtcagctGAAGCCATTCCCAATATCCTGTCACTCCATTCCTTGTAGAGTCTCactccatctttcctgcagctccttcaggcactgaGGCCACAACTgtgtcaccccaaagcttctcctctccaggctgagcaatcccagctctcccagcagagctgctccatcctctgctcatcctggtgcctcctctgggctctctccagcagctccagatccttgctgtgctggacccagggctggggcagctctgcaggtgggctctcacctgagcagggcacaggggcacAATCCCAAcccctttcctgctgcccactgGGGATCAGCCCAGGGCATGGGGGGCTCCTGGGGGCCAAGGCAGGTCCAGCTCTTGGCCACCAGCACCCTCAGATtcttctcccagggctgctcttgccctgacccaggtgcatTCCCACCACCTGGTAACAAATTCTACCCAATCCCAGAGTGCCCATGtgccctccagctctgctggcaggtGCCAGCCCCCAGGTTCCCCAGTACCTTGCTGGGGTGGATGCCCACGTGCACGGtggtgccattggccttctcCCGCTGCACACGCTCGATGTAGATCACGTATTTCTTCCTGTACACCTGCACCACCTTCCCAATCTGCTGCCCCTTGTAGTGTCCTCGGACCACCTGCACAGAACCAACACACTGAGCTGCACTCCCAAACCACCCCTGGAACAGCCACCCCGTCTTACAAACCATGAGTGAATTCCCCAGGATGaaaccccagctctgctccttgcACGCACAAACCGCAAAGCCATGAGTGACCAGACAATTCTGCATTACTAACATGGAACATACAATGGATCAGGATTGTGTTTCTCTCCCATTTTCCCTGCAGTAAACCCTAATGAGGGAGCTCTGAAGCTTTGCAGCCAGGTTTcaatttttaatagtttttacCCCAATTTTTCACTTATCATTGTGTTTTATATAAAATGCCATTTAGGTTGGACTAATTTCTAGTCTAATCTTTCAAATACCACAGGTTGCAAACAGtctataaaaagaaattattatttacttTGTCCTTTACTGTTGGAAGTTCTTAGCACAATGATCAACGTACATAGCTGAAGTGCAGCAGAACTGCCAGCACTCTTGTGTTCCTGGTGTCATCCCTGTCACCCAAGTGAATTTTAGAAACACTTGACAGCCCATGTCATGACTTGATTAACTTGTATTATTTCTGCCATGCTGAGGGCAAAGCTCCAGCACCAACATGAGTTAGTCTCGTCCTTCCCGTTTGCACAGGCTGCACATGACCACAGCACCCCAGAATCAGCTACCTTGGAAAACACTTCCAAGATCTTCAAACCCAAATTATgacccatccccaccttgtccccagcccagagcactgagtgccacatccagtcattccTTAGACACCTCCAGCGATGGACACTCCAAACCTCTCAGGGTAGTTCCAAtgcctttccatggagaaattcctcctgagaAGTGCACAGAGAGAGGCTGAGGtgtgccagagcagggcagtACCTGGACCTCGTCGTCCTTGCGGATGGGCATGGAGCGCACGTTGTACTTCTGCCGCAGCTCCTTGGACAGGGGCGAGGACATGATTTTCCTGCGGATGTGGGAGGGGGCATTGAAGTGCCGTTTGCGGTTCTTGCTTCGGTCCGAGGTCACAAAGGGGTTGAACTTCATTTTGGCTgcacaaaaaaacaacagttgGAGGAGAGgtgctcacagcacacacactACACTTCATCACCCGTGCTCACAGAGTCTCCCACGGCATAAAAAAGCCATTTCAACTGTTTTTAATCCCTCCACTGATCAACAGACGCTGATATCCCAGGCTCCAAGTAAGGCTGAAGCCTCTTCCCTGACTGGCAGTGACTGACACAGGTGCACATCAGACCATTCTTTCAATTTAAAGCGCCCCGTTCTCAGCACTCAGGACACCTGGATCCTGCCCTGCAATCACGCCACCGCTCTTATTTATATcaatttataaaaatgtgtattttgggCTCGCAGAGAGAAGTCGCACTGCTCCAGCACTTCCAATAAGGCTCCTCACCAAAACCTACATGTAACACAACTGCAAATCCACGATACTTCTGGTCTCTCCCAAATTATAGCAACTGTGCTACAGGACTGTCTGTCATGGCATCATGAACCGGGACagcaaagaataaattaaaCCAAGGATGAATTAAATTAAAGGCTGGTTTTGCTCAAGTGCACACACCGGCACCTCCCACGCGGGCTGGGCTGCGTTAACTCAATAACGCTTTAGGAAAGCACAGACTGACGGAGGCCGAGCTGCCCCCGCGGCCCGAGCTCTCCCCGTCCCGCAGCTCCGGGAGGGCCCCCGACCACCCGAGCCCACTCCCGCTCCCTGCCGCTGCCCCGCGGAGGCCCTGCCGGCCGGAGATGGCCCCGGATGGCCCCGATGGCCCCGGATGGCGACTGCCCGAGCCTCacccgctgccgccgccgcgccgcccgcccggaAGAGGAGGAACGAGCGCTTCCGCTTCCGCTTCCGCCTGCGCCGCCACTTCCGCCAGAGCcgcgccccctggcggccgGAGGGCACAGCTGCAGCGGGGACAGAGCCGGGATAGAGCGGGGATAGACCCGGGACAGAGCGGGGACAGAGCCAGGATAGAGCGGGGATAGAGCCGGGACAGAGCGGGGACAGAGCCGGGATAGAGCGGGGATAGAGCCGGGACAGAGCGGGGACAGAGCCAGGATAGAGCGGGGATAGAGCCGGGACAGAGCGGGGACAGAGCCGGGATAGAGCGGGGATAGAGCCGGGACAGAGCGGGGATAGAGCCGGGACAGAGCGGGGACAGAGCCGGGATAGAACGGGGATAGACCCGGGATAGAGCGGGGATAGACCCGGGATAGAGCGGGGATAGAGCGGGGACAGACCCGGGGACAAAGCGGGGATACACCCGGGACAGAGCGGGGACATACCTGGGAGACACCTTGTATAGACCTGGGCCACACCTGGGCCACACCTGGTTATCATCCCTGGCGCCCACCTGAGCATCACACGCTGGTACCAACCTGGTACCGAGCTGGCACCATCTCCTGGTACCCATTTGGGCATCACCCCCAACAGACCCGCTCcccacctgggcactgtccccagcacccacctGGGCACCCTCCTTTCGGTCAGTCCTCCCCTGCTACTCACCAGCAGCTACTTCACGAATGAGGGTGAGAACTGGTCCCTCAGCCCCAAGGGACACCAGTGACACCAGTTCCAACAGTCCCATGTTCCTCAGCCCAAAGGGACACCCACCAGTGACACCACTCCcatgtccctgctcctgtgtctCTGTCACctgcatccctgtccccataaACCAGATCACCTGCACAAACCACTTCCCTTTCAGGTAGATGTGGCCCTAGTACATATTTTCAGGAcacagattaatttattttcaatgaaaattGGTAGAAAATAACCAATTAATTGGCTGAGACACAGTTTGGTTAGGTTTGGATTGGTTTTTTTATAAAGATAGGCTGGAAAAGTTTGGGACTGAGTTGCAGCAGGCTGGGATTTGGACAGACACCTTCCCCAGAGCCTTTATTTGTCATTTAAAGAGTAAGGGACTTTCAGTACCACCCCATCACTTGTGGAAAAGTGAGTTCCAATCATTGGAACAGGCAGGATCTCTTCCTGCACAAAGATCTTGTTCAGCCCACACCAACataaagggaattttttctTAAGATGGTGCAGATATCTTGAGCCCAAACTCACTGTGGTGTAACCCCTTACTTCTCAAACTTTAATAATTGCATCAGACATTTATTTCTAAACAGTTACCTGGCAAGGCTAAGTGGACATTAAAGGAGGAGGGGGATAAAAATTGGGTTATTTCATACACCAAGGAGCACAATGAAAGCCAAACCCAGCAAATCCCAAGCACAGTCCACTCacctttccttaaaaaaaagggagggtGGGACACTTGGTGCTGTACAAAACCGAGCACTGAATGTCCAGACATGACTCAGGGCTGATTACAAAAGAGCCTCGTGCTAACTTTCACCACAGTGACCTGGCTCCCAGTGATTTCACTGTGTGATAACGCTCAGCtcactgaaataataataattaaaaaccaAAGGAATTTAGATTGATTTTGCAACAGGAGCGCAACAAGAAGCCAATCGAAACACGtaagagttttatttttaattatggaACTAAAAAGGCTAATAGTTTATTAACATAAAGTTgcaaattaaaaagacaaatgcCAGAACTCCTTAACAGTCTCCACTGTAGAAATATAAAAGACTTGTGCTTTAAACATTGCTGTACCAgacacagcagggctgctcctcctccctgcccctctctCCCACGTTCTGAGGACAAACCCCTCACTGACATCCCTAAACTGCAAATTCAAACAAGTCTTGTAAAGCAGAGACTCATcacagccattcccagccccgACAGCCCGCGTGTcacacagagaaagaacatgaaatgagaaatattcagCAACTGGTGGCAGACAGGGCCACCTACATTGCAGATCTCATTTTTACAGCGCACATAAATGCAAGTGTTTGAGAGATCAGATCAAATATTCACAGATGCATCTCTCCTGGATGTTTGTACcccatttccatttcattttcttttaaaaatgttcttcagCAGTCCAGATACTGCCTAGAATACACCTAATAACTTTCCCTACAGCTAGAAGTTTTGAACTCCACCATTGCAAAGCATTCTATGCCTCAAGTTCTCAATGCAGGGGTGGAGTCTGGAGTTACAGGGAATAATTTAAATTGGGAGTTTCAGATATTTCCTCGGGGATGTCTTTCTTGGAAACCCAAATACTTCTATCAAAACACTGACTTGAAATGGCAAAGTCAGAACTGGGGGATTCCTTCTGACCTGACTCAAAATTCTTTTGTTTGCAAGGACATTTAAAAGCACAATTTAGCTCGTTTTGCCTGCagaaaattaagattaaaaGTGAAATCTCATGGGTGCAGAGGCAGTAACTGCCTTGCTTTCACATGTGGGGAGATGAAGAGCAGATTCTTCTGCAAACACACGAAGCAATTCCATGGTGTGACCCGAGCCAGCCATGCCTGAAGGTCAAAAGGGCAAGCTCACCACAACTTCCAACAGCCACAGAAGGTGGCCTTGGCTTGGCAGCACCCAAAGGCTTAGACCTGGTTTAGAGAACCAAGGTACAGATTGTTCCTCCTGCCAGAACTTGAGTACAATTTGGTTTccacatcttaaaaaaaaaaacaaaaacaaaaacaagcaaaaaaaaaaaaaaccaaaacaaacaaaaaaaaaccaaaaaaaacccaaaaacaaacaaacaaaaaacaaaacacaaaaaacccccaaaactaaactaaaagaaaaatccagtgaTTTATTACCTTATTACATGGGATATTTTGGCAGAGACAGCAGGCACACTGCAGTGTGATatctcccaaaaaaaaccccaaacaaaccaattTCACTGGTCTGGACTGCACAGGAGGCAGTTTAATGCAGACAGGGAATGGGCAGAAGGATGGGAATAACACACCAAGAATCTGCAACCACCTCTGTTTGTGTCAAAAACATTGTTCTAGAAGAGACATTCCAGAAAATGAACTGTACTGCAAAGATCTCTCCTTGCTCAGCTCAGAAGGATGCACTAAATAAATCTCAGCATAAGGAAGAtgctaaaatataaaaaaatctcatggtTGTAATCCACTGTTCTCAAACTGTCAGCAAATACTCACCaaatccaaaaggaaaaattaggaCATTTTAGCTGTGAGTTTCAGCTGGTCACAGTGGATTAGAGGAAATCCTTCAgccagcaggagaagcaatTGCCATGGAAATTCCCACATCCAGAGGGTTCCACTCGCAGGACACGGACACACACCCCAGATGAACACAAGCATCTGATTTTCAAGTTCATTTTTGTAAAAATGCTGTCCCAAGTCACTACAGGGAAGAGCATGGCAGGGGGACAGCAGTTGGctgctgctttttggtgggTGGATAAAACTAGCTACACTTACCCTGCTTCCAAAAAAATGGGACAACTTCAACAGACAATCAGGAATTCTTTTGAAATGCATCTGACTCTAACAATAACACTGAATATTCAACAATTCGTATCATCACAGCATAAAGTTTGGATATTTTGCCTCCAGGAAAAGGCAATGAGTATCATCCAAGAGAAACCCTGCAACCATATTAGAATTTACAGCACtgattttgagatttttatgtttgctttttttttttttttaatctatccTGAAAGACTTAAAATTTGTGTATCCTCAGCTCAGGCATTCACAAGGCATGTGGAGACTGTTGCTACTCAAGGAACATTGATGAGGCTCTGGAAAATGCACTGGGGGCATTTGGTCTCATTTTTGAGACCTCATGCCCACCACGACATGCAAGACACCCCTGGCAGGAGTTTTCCCCTCACACCTCCGTTTTTTGGAGGCTCCAGAAAGCAAGGCTTGAAGGAAGGGACAGGGAAGCTCAGGTACCATTGTAAGGGATCAAACAAAACTCCCAGCAAGGGTCAGCCTGTGGGAATGCTGCCCTGTGTACCTGTGGGAGAGCAGTGTCAGTCCAGGGCTCAAAAAAGATGCCTTGACTGAGTTTTGAAGGAAAAGGGAGGCACCTTAAATCCTGAAAAGTCAGAATTCCTGTGTTTGACAGGTGTATtgaatatacacacacaaagcaagagaggaagctgtgctCATCCACCCAAAAGGCTGCACCGTTTTTCTGAGCACAGAGAATATAAAACCTCTtttcaaaaaaacaacaacaacaataaagcAGAAGTGCAGAATTCAAACTTTTGGGTGGTCTGTGtttagaaacagaagaaataaaagctaatGCTGTAAAGACAACTATTCCCTTTCAAAGCAAAGGCCACATAAAACTGTGTTGCTCAGTTTGGTTTTTACTTCATGCCACCTGTAAACACAAGACTGGATATTCAGTTAGTGGGAAGAAATTAAACCACTTTTACATCCAGAGTAAAAGAAATGCCCTCCACTGCTGGGATCACAGACTACCCAGGTAAAGGTAGCTGGGGAAGgcttcctcttctccttttttcacttctttagAAAGGTTGTATCTGAACAACTGAGCTTTCAATAGAAGCACAAAACATTTCTTGACATGTTATTTCTGCCCTCTGTCTCTTAGGTTTGCTGTGGGGACTAACACTTCCCATTCCTCACCAACAGATACATCACCTTTTTTGGCACCATGGGTggaatttcttcctcatgtgTAGTTTTTGCCCTATACAAAAGTCGATTGTCTGATCATGCAAATCCTACAGAACTCCAAAAAGTGCCACAAGACAGTTCAGCTCTTTGCCATCTACTCCCTAGCTTGTACACTGCCATAGGAACCTCCCAGAGCACAGACTGCCAGCCTTACTTAGATCTCATATGGCATTTCAACCTCTCTTTCTGGGGGGAGGGAATCGAAATCCACACCCTGATTCTACTGATTTTTCCCTCTCAGAGCTCTGAAATGCATGGAGATTTCTTTGATTTGCTGAAGATGTCTTCACTGAACAGCCTGATTAGAGAAAAACATACTGATTCAatcaaatagaaaataaagacaaaaacaGGTAGTGGTAGATTTCTCAATCTTTGCTCCTGTCCTTGGAGTCAAGGGTAGTTTCACTGCTACTGCATTTTGCCCAGCTGGATCTTCTTCCAGGCCTCTGATGCTGTGAAAATGCAGGAGTCCAGGATCCCAGCTACAGTAAATGTTCCTCCAATGATGGCACATATCTGGAATTACACAGAGAGGAAACACGTTTGTCACCAGTGAGGGAAACTTTTACACAGCTTAAACTGGAGGAGggatcctgctgctgggggattTTCTGGAAGCACAGTAAGAATTGGGTAAAAGCACTGGGGATGGAATTACATGATGATCATTCACAAAAACCATTCCCTACAGTGGAATAAATTAGTGCTGAACTCCTCACAGCCTGAGCCCATCACaaatcccagctcccacagcttcCACTGCTCCTTTCTGGGCTAAACTCCACCTAACTCAGCTTTCTGAGttagtttctgtttttttgctCACATCTTCCTACTACTGTTTTCTGTTATAAACACCACAGTCTAGTAGTCTTTTCCCCATTTCACAAGATAATCACCTACAAACGGGCAAAAGACACTGAAAGAGCACGTGAAGGGCAGTGACTAACAGAGAAACCCAGCTCCCAGTgacaccacagctctgcctaACACTTTCCATGACAAGggctgctgacagcagccaACTTAACTCTTTGTGGGACAGAGTTTTCCACACAAGATGTGGACCTTGGGTCAAATTAAAACACATAATTACTTCTAAGAACAgggttagggaaaaaaaattaatctcctGATTAGCCTACTTCACTTCTCAAGTGCTACAAAAACACAGGAATATTCTGTGTACTCTGTCAAACCAGAGTCCTTGTggaaacagaatcacagaattgtttaggCTGTAGAAGACCAACAATACAAAGCATTTCCCTGCTACAATGACACACTGCGTTGGGATTACTCTCTCCTTCAGCTCCTAGCTTGTAACAAATCCCCTTTTTCCCAGGCAGGCCCTTGTCAGGAGATAAGCTCCATATCTTGTTCCCCTTCTCACAACCTGGTGTTGTTATTCTCAGAGCCACCTCATCCTACACAGCGtaaaaacccaaattaaaaGAGCATCACAGTTACGAAGTAAAAAATGTGGGAGTTAGGAAATTAGAACTGTGTAATGAGATCATGGCTGGTAACATTTTTAGGGGACATTGTGGTGTATCACATTGCCTGCTGGCACCCTGGGACTTTCTACTCCTCCTGTGGTGTTTGATTTCTGCCTCCCCACCAGGTGATTTGCATGACGCCAGTCTTGAGCACAACCCAAATGTTTTTTGTATCAAAAacagtgtggcagcaggagcagggcactgagtgtcccctgtgctggcactgctgaggtcACACtgggagtgctgtgtccagttctgggaccctcaattcaggaaggacatggaggggctggagtgtgtccagagaagggaacggagctgggaaggggctggagccccaggaggggctgagggagctgggaaggggctcagcctggagaaaagggggatcaggggggaccttgtggctctgcacaactccctgacaggaggggacagccggggggatttgggatctgctccagggaacagggacaggagcagagggaacggcctcaggctgggcaggggagctcagggtggacagcagcaggaatttctgcatggaaagggtgctcagggattggaactgcccagggagctttggatccccatccctggagtgcccaaggaattcctgggggtgacactgagagctctgggttggggacaaggtggggatggggcacagctgggactccgtggCCCTgtaggtcttttccaacctaaataattctatgatAAACGTTATAAACCTGCAACCCAGCTAGCCCAGAAGGAAACTGGTGCCACACTCACACACCCTGCCACGTCTCTTCTCCCACACAGCACCCCATGGGCAaattcagagacaaaaaaataatgtaagagcagcagcagcagtgctgaggggAAGGAACAAACAGCTCATGAATGGTGGGCGAAGGCAGTGAGAACCACAGCTCCTTTCCCTGGGTATTTATAACCAAGAGATGAACAATTAGTGAGCTCAGTGAAACAGGGAACTGCAGGAAACGTGGCTTTTGCAGGACACTCAGCATTCCAGCAGATCAAGGCTGCTAAAATCAGAGCACCAGCCTGAGACAAAGTCAGGATTTTTAGGGGACAAAAAGCTCTAGCTCCTGCCTCTGTGgtcccctccctgctgtcctTCAGGGCATGACACAGGGTAAGCTCCCAGGGGAAATGCCCACCATGGAGCTGGGTTAtttcagctcagagcagctcagctgacAGGAGATGTCACACCACAAACACAAACCTCATCCAACAGCCAGATCCTGCATcacacagcaggaaaatctgACTTCAGCAGCACAAGGGGCTggggaatagaaaaaaaaatataaattcatcTGCAGAGCTCTGTAGTGCTGAGTGGGGATGAGTCACACACACCTGGCACTGGCTTGGGGCctcctgcacacacagcttTGAGTCCTGGTGACAAAAAAATGAGCTTGGAGTCCCTTGTGACCAGTGCTGGGCTCTAGgtcagcacaggagctgcaccaCGGTGTTCCTTTATCATCTAATACGTATGGGGAGCAGGCATCAGACACTTCTTTAgatttaattataaattattggGAATTATCTGTGTTTAGCTCCATGAGGTCTGTTTGATTCAGGCTCAGCTGTGAAAGGATGAATGCAAAGAGACACAGAAGTGGGATAATCCCAGTGAGAGTCCTCTGGGCATGAGGAATGCATCTGGAACAGAAGGTGGTCACAGGAGACTCATGCCTAAAGGAAAACACAAGTGGATACACAGGAGGAGGCAAGGTTGCAAGCAAGGGTGACAAAAAGGTGTTAGATATATGACTGTGCTCCTCTGGGATATCTTAAAGTctgaaaattacatttgaaGTCAGAGGGGACCAGTAGGACTCTCAGGCAATTCCTAAGGTAAGCTGCAGAATCCCACCAAGAGATTTTCAGCACATCTTGCAGAACAGcatcttgctttaaaaatgctaCAGAACTGAATCTGTGACATCTGCCAGTACCAGCTCCTATGGCTGAAATCACTCCGCCTGCAACCACTCTGCTCCAGTTCCCACCCTCCATTATTTCcagtttaatgtttttttcacaCCTAAAGGGCAGATGAGTCCTCTCATACCAGGACAAAATACTTATTTGGATTTTGAATGCTTCAGCAGAACTTTGGCTGCTTTTCCGCCTgctctcccctcccagcccctaCACTGATCTCATGATAAAACCTTCTTTCAGCTTGGCCACTTACAAGAACTCACGAATTTTCAGCAGTGAAACTTTTCCCCTTGCTCCATAACCTCAACCAGGAGGTCCTGAATGGCTTCTCTTTATCAGGGATGAGTTGATTTTAAGCAGTGCAGTTTGACAGCCAAAACCCCCTGTGTTTAACACTCTGCCAAGTGTCTGTGGCTAA from Cinclus cinclus chromosome 14, bCinCin1.1, whole genome shotgun sequence encodes:
- the RPL26L1 gene encoding ribosomal protein uL24-like, which encodes MKFNPFVTSDRSKNRKRHFNAPSHIRRKIMSSPLSKELRQKYNVRSMPIRKDDEVQVVRGHYKGQQIGKVVQVYRKKYVIYIERVQREKANGTTVHVGIHPSKVVITRLKLDKDRKKILERKAKSRQVGKEKGKYKEETIEKMQE